From the Comamonas odontotermitis genome, one window contains:
- a CDS encoding heme/hemin ABC transporter substrate-binding protein, whose translation MDDFSRAGQRSNGPHANRRAWLLAAGGAALMPFGTLALAQSAPAASKNVANAVDGGAKAALLPYVGVEPPAATRLISLSGALTEIVYQLGAQSLLVGSDTTSNYPEAANRMPKVGYVRQLAAEGVLSLKPDVVIGTTEAGPPVVLQQIAQTRVAIALVQSDHSWDEVLRKIRLVGQATGRQAQAAQMAQDLQKEWDAVQALVRTTVAANRLPRALFVLSHSGTPQVAGQGTAGDALLRMGGASNVMQGFGGYRPLTAEAMAQAAPQVIVTTTQGVEAVGGEAKFWARPELALTPAYRNKALIALEASQLLGFGPRLPLAVRTLHQGLQAVQA comes from the coding sequence ATGGATGATTTCTCTCGCGCGGGCCAGCGCAGCAACGGCCCCCATGCCAACCGCCGCGCGTGGCTGCTGGCCGCTGGCGGCGCAGCCCTGATGCCCTTTGGCACCCTGGCGCTTGCCCAGTCTGCGCCAGCAGCTTCTAAAAATGTAGCAAATGCAGTGGATGGCGGCGCCAAGGCGGCGCTGCTGCCCTATGTAGGCGTTGAGCCGCCTGCGGCAACACGCCTCATCAGCCTGAGTGGTGCGTTGACCGAGATCGTTTACCAGCTGGGCGCGCAGTCCCTGCTGGTGGGCAGCGATACCACCAGCAACTACCCCGAAGCGGCCAACCGCATGCCCAAGGTGGGCTATGTGCGCCAGCTGGCCGCCGAAGGCGTGCTGTCGCTCAAGCCCGATGTGGTGATCGGCACCACCGAAGCGGGCCCTCCCGTGGTGCTGCAGCAGATCGCCCAGACCCGCGTGGCCATTGCCCTGGTGCAGTCGGACCACAGCTGGGATGAGGTACTGCGCAAGATCCGGCTGGTGGGGCAGGCCACTGGCAGACAGGCGCAGGCCGCGCAGATGGCCCAGGATTTGCAGAAGGAGTGGGACGCCGTGCAGGCCCTGGTACGCACCACGGTGGCAGCGAACCGTTTGCCGCGCGCCCTGTTTGTGCTGTCGCACAGCGGAACGCCACAGGTGGCGGGCCAGGGCACGGCGGGCGATGCGCTGCTGCGCATGGGTGGGGCCAGCAATGTCATGCAAGGCTTTGGCGGTTACCGGCCGCTGACGGCAGAAGCCATGGCGCAGGCTGCGCCCCAGGTGATCGTGACGACTACACAGGGCGTGGAGGCGGTGGGTGGAGAGGCCAAGTTCTGGGCGCGCCCGGAACTTGCGCTGACTCCCGCCTACAGGAACAAGGCCTTGATCGCCCTGGAAGCCAGCCAGCTGCTCGGCTTTGGCCCGCGCCTGCCACTGGCGGTACGTACCCTGCACCAGGGTTTGCAGGCCGTGCAGGCATGA
- a CDS encoding hemin-degrading factor, with product MITTKTKPAALTSDRAAQVREAYAVQRAKGLRAKDAAEAAGSSEGEAIAAHAVQLLAADAHETSTLQVQPLQAPQGGWIEVLKALEPCGPVMALTRNASTVHEKTGIYTQLSASGEPGMQVGLAVGEDIDLRLFFAGWHAAYAVQEASAHGGSTVLRSLQFYNRAGRAVHKVFAREVTDLAAWGALVARFACAADVDVAALPGFDAPAPRKAVSVPPDSSVDVPALQAAWAAMQDTHEFFSVIKNAGAERQQSFRLVQERFAWPLAKDSVTQLLNEASFAGTPIMVFVSSGGCIQIHSGPVQRVEPMTTPTAEWINVLDTGFNLHMRTDMIANVWLVEKPTSDGTVTSVEVFDAYGDLMAMFFGARKPGKPELAPWRALATSLPRLDAQAVAA from the coding sequence ATGATCACCACGAAAACCAAACCTGCCGCCTTGACCAGCGACCGCGCCGCGCAGGTCCGCGAGGCCTATGCCGTGCAACGTGCCAAGGGCCTGCGCGCCAAGGATGCGGCAGAGGCCGCTGGCAGCAGTGAAGGCGAGGCCATTGCAGCGCATGCCGTGCAACTGCTGGCCGCAGATGCCCACGAGACCAGCACGCTGCAGGTGCAGCCGCTGCAGGCCCCGCAGGGCGGATGGATCGAGGTGCTCAAGGCACTGGAGCCCTGTGGACCCGTGATGGCGCTGACACGCAATGCCAGTACCGTGCATGAGAAGACCGGCATCTACACCCAGCTCAGCGCCAGTGGCGAGCCGGGCATGCAGGTGGGGCTGGCGGTGGGGGAGGACATTGACCTGCGCCTCTTCTTTGCCGGTTGGCACGCAGCCTACGCGGTGCAGGAGGCGTCTGCCCATGGCGGCAGCACCGTGCTGCGCAGCCTGCAGTTCTACAACCGCGCGGGCCGCGCTGTGCATAAGGTGTTTGCCCGTGAGGTGACCGACCTGGCCGCCTGGGGCGCGCTGGTGGCGCGCTTTGCCTGCGCAGCGGATGTGGATGTGGCCGCTTTGCCCGGCTTTGATGCCCCTGCGCCACGCAAGGCCGTGAGCGTGCCGCCTGACAGCAGCGTGGATGTACCGGCGTTGCAAGCGGCCTGGGCTGCCATGCAGGATACGCACGAGTTCTTCAGCGTCATCAAGAATGCAGGCGCCGAGCGGCAGCAGTCCTTCCGCCTGGTGCAGGAGCGCTTTGCCTGGCCGCTGGCCAAGGACAGCGTGACCCAACTCCTGAACGAGGCCAGTTTTGCAGGCACGCCCATCATGGTGTTCGTCAGCAGCGGCGGTTGCATCCAGATCCACAGCGGCCCGGTGCAGCGCGTGGAACCCATGACAACGCCGACTGCCGAATGGATCAATGTGCTCGACACAGGCTTCAACCTGCACATGCGCACCGACATGATTGCCAATGTCTGGCTCGTGGAAAAGCCCACCAGCGATGGCACCGTGACATCGGTGGAAGTATTTGACGCCTATGGCGATCTGATGGCCATGTTCTTTGGCGCACGCAAGCCCGGCAAGCCCGAACTGGCCCCCTGGCGTGCGCTGGCAACCAGCCTGCCACGCCTGGACGCCCAGGCGGTTGCGGCGTAA
- a CDS encoding TonB-dependent hemoglobin/transferrin/lactoferrin family receptor: MPSSESCAFAGGQPGKVLVLQPLALAALLCAAQAAGAQTSPDTSASTTVAAANPAVVQLAAADGPVLKEMVISGSRHEQDPDELPMSIDVLNAQQMEEQQVRDIRDVARDMPNVSVKRSPARFTLASGSTGRDQNAGFNIRGLDGNRVLMMVDGIRLPRSYVFSANAFGRDYLDVGLVQRVEVVRGATSALYGSDGMAGLVNFITTDPSNLLKDGKTFGGRASIGYDSENTGKTLGLTVAGKPSDSLEWLLGVNLGRSRELKNMGDIDTIDSRRTLPNPQHDKDASLLGKVVLRPTADQKHTFTAEHVDKKVDYQLYTARTAPPATASTAVIDSESTTDMKRTRGTWAGEWRNFDAPVLDDVKASLSYQNADSREFIYEDRLTAADRTRDVTYQEKTFQANVQARKLIKSGSSMAQQFTYGLDYVRTDVENLQTGVTPPVGETFPLKRFPDTTESSWALYGQDEISFGNWTITPGLRYDHFRIKADQAGFNAQAVSLSGNATSPKLGVMYQVNSDWRVFGNYAKGFRAPNAGQVNAFFENPVGNYKTIPNPNLKPETSQNLEVGVRGRLANVSLDVAAFTGRYKDFIDDLVQVGGTGKPGDPSIYQAINRGKVNISGLEVKGRADWGRYAGIGWSTPFAWGRTQGHDTTSGEPLSSIDPQRLTLGLRADAAQWTAQLGLNYSQGKKAKDTVNPSGGTQFLNPSATVVDLTAQWRIRKDLRLNVGLYNLTDKKVWRWSDVRGLASNLAVIDAYTQPGRSAKITLVAEF; encoded by the coding sequence ATGCCTTCGTCTGAATCCTGCGCATTTGCAGGTGGCCAGCCCGGCAAGGTGCTGGTGTTGCAACCGCTGGCGCTGGCCGCATTGCTATGTGCCGCGCAAGCGGCCGGAGCCCAAACCTCGCCGGACACTTCCGCCAGTACCACGGTTGCCGCTGCCAACCCGGCCGTTGTTCAGCTTGCTGCAGCCGATGGCCCCGTGCTCAAGGAAATGGTGATCAGCGGATCGCGCCACGAGCAGGACCCTGACGAGTTGCCGATGAGCATTGATGTACTCAATGCCCAGCAGATGGAGGAGCAACAGGTGCGCGACATCCGGGATGTGGCGCGAGACATGCCCAACGTGTCCGTCAAGCGCAGCCCGGCGCGTTTTACGCTGGCATCGGGCAGTACCGGGCGTGATCAGAATGCGGGCTTCAACATCCGTGGCCTGGATGGCAACCGGGTGCTGATGATGGTCGATGGCATCCGCCTGCCGCGCAGCTATGTGTTCAGCGCCAACGCCTTCGGGCGCGATTATCTGGATGTGGGCCTGGTGCAGCGCGTGGAGGTGGTGCGTGGCGCCACTTCGGCGCTGTACGGCTCGGACGGCATGGCGGGCCTGGTCAACTTCATCACCACCGATCCGTCCAACCTGCTCAAGGACGGCAAGACCTTTGGCGGCCGTGCAAGCATTGGCTATGACAGCGAAAACACCGGCAAAACCCTGGGCCTGACGGTGGCTGGCAAGCCCAGCGATTCCCTGGAATGGCTGCTGGGCGTCAACCTGGGGCGCAGCCGCGAGCTCAAGAACATGGGTGATATCGACACCATCGACAGCCGCCGCACCCTGCCCAATCCGCAGCATGACAAGGATGCCTCCCTGCTCGGCAAGGTGGTGCTGCGCCCGACAGCCGACCAGAAACACACCTTCACGGCCGAGCATGTCGACAAAAAGGTGGATTACCAGCTCTACACGGCACGCACTGCGCCGCCGGCCACGGCCTCCACTGCTGTGATCGATTCGGAATCCACCACCGACATGAAACGTACGCGCGGCACCTGGGCGGGCGAGTGGCGCAATTTTGATGCTCCGGTGCTGGATGATGTAAAGGCATCGCTGAGCTACCAGAACGCCGATTCGCGCGAGTTCATCTACGAAGACCGCCTCACTGCTGCAGACCGCACGCGCGATGTGACCTACCAGGAAAAGACCTTCCAGGCCAACGTGCAGGCGCGCAAGCTCATCAAGAGCGGCAGCAGCATGGCACAGCAGTTCACCTACGGCCTGGACTATGTGCGCACCGATGTAGAAAACCTGCAGACCGGCGTGACGCCGCCCGTGGGCGAGACCTTTCCGCTCAAGCGCTTTCCCGACACCACCGAGTCGAGCTGGGCGCTGTACGGGCAGGACGAGATCAGCTTTGGCAACTGGACGATCACGCCGGGGCTGCGCTACGACCATTTCCGCATCAAAGCCGACCAGGCGGGCTTCAACGCGCAGGCGGTGTCGCTGTCGGGCAATGCCACATCGCCCAAGCTGGGCGTGATGTACCAGGTGAATTCCGACTGGCGTGTGTTTGGTAACTACGCCAAGGGCTTCCGCGCGCCCAACGCGGGCCAGGTCAATGCGTTTTTTGAGAACCCGGTCGGCAACTACAAGACCATTCCCAACCCCAATCTGAAGCCTGAGACGAGCCAGAACCTCGAGGTGGGCGTACGGGGCCGGCTTGCCAATGTCTCGCTCGATGTGGCCGCGTTCACCGGCCGGTACAAGGACTTCATCGACGACCTCGTGCAGGTGGGTGGTACGGGCAAGCCAGGCGATCCGAGTATTTACCAGGCCATCAACCGCGGCAAGGTCAATATCAGCGGGCTGGAGGTCAAGGGCCGTGCCGACTGGGGGCGCTATGCGGGCATCGGCTGGAGCACGCCTTTCGCATGGGGCCGTACCCAGGGGCACGATACCACCAGCGGCGAGCCGCTTTCGTCCATCGATCCTCAGCGCCTCACCCTGGGTTTGCGCGCCGATGCCGCCCAGTGGACAGCACAGCTGGGCCTGAACTACTCCCAGGGAAAGAAGGCCAAGGACACCGTCAATCCTTCGGGCGGCACCCAGTTCCTGAACCCGTCGGCCACCGTGGTGGATCTGACTGCGCAATGGCGCATCCGCAAGGATCTGCGCCTGAACGTCGGTCTCTACAACCTGACCGACAAGAAGGTCTGGCGCTGGTCGGACGTGAGGGGTCTTGCCTCCAATCTGGCGGTGATCGATGCATACACCCAGCCCGGACGGTCCGCCAAGATCACCCTGGTGGCAGAGTTTTAA